Below is a window of bacterium DNA.
GCGCCGGTCGAGGACCTCGTCGTAGGTCAGCCGATCGAAGCGTTTCGCCGAGGGGTCGGTCTTGGGGTCGGCGGAGTAGACGCCGTCCACCTGTGTGGCCTTCAGGATTGTTCCGGCGCCGAGCTCCAGAGCGCGCAGGGCCGCGGCGGTGTCCGTGGTGACGAAGGGCGCGCCGGTTCCCCCGCCGAAGACGCCGATGCCGCCGGAATCCAAAAACTCCCGCACCGCCTCGGGGCGGTACACGGCCACGTGGCCCGGCAGGGGGATGACCGTGTAGGCCCGGGCCTTGACCCCGGCCGCGCCCAGCGCGTCGGAGAGCGCCAGGGCGTTTATCACCGTGGCCAGCATCCCGGCGGTGTCGGCGGCGACGCGGTCGGAGAATGCGGAGTCGCGCCCGCGCAGGAGATTCCCCGCCCCGCACACGACCCCGACCCCGTACCCCGCGCCCTTGAGTCCCGCGAGGTCTTCCACCGCCCGGGCGAGCGATCCCGCCTCCAGGGGTGAAAAGCCCCCCGGTCCGCGGCCGCCCAGCCGCTCGCCGGAGAGCTTCACGATAACCCGTCTGGGATTCAAGCCTAGGACTCCTCGCCCAGTTGGAAACGGACGAAGCGCGTCACCTGGATGTTCTCGCCCAGCTTGGCCACGTGCTGTTTGATGTAGTCCGCCACCGTCCGGTCCTTCTCTTCCGGCTGGTTCTTGATGAAGAGCTGGTTCAGCAGGGCGTTTTCTTTCAGGAATTTCTGCATCTTGCCCTCGACGATTTTCTCCACGACCTGGGGCGGCTTGCCGGACTCGGCGGCCTGCTCGGCGTAGACGCGGCGCTCGGCCTCCAGCACCTCGGGGGCGAAACCGTCGGTGTCCACGGCCAGGGGCGCCATGGCGGCCACCTGCATGCAGAGGTCCTTGGCCAGGGCCTTGAAATCGTCGGTGCGGGCCACGAAGTCCGTCTCGCAGCGCAGCTCGAGCATGACGCCCAGCTTGGCGCCGGCGTGGACGTAGGTGTGGATGAGCCCCTCGTCGGCGCAGCGGCCGGACTTCTTGTCGGCGGTGGCCAGACCCTTGACCCGCAGGTGCTCGACCGCCTTCGCCTCGTCGCCGCCGGATTCCACCAGGGCCTTTTTGCAGTCCACGATGCCGGCGCCGGTCTTCTGCCGCAGCGCCATGACCTCTTTGGCGGAAATTTCTGCCATGATTACCTCGAATGCCTCGCTGGTTTTTTTAAGCGGGTCAGGCGACGGGCATCTCGTTGACGATCCGGCCGCCGGTGGCGATGGCGCCGCCCTCGATGACGGCGTCGGAGATGGCCCGGCTGATGAGCTGGATGCCCCGGATGGCGTCG
It encodes the following:
- the pyrH gene encoding UMP kinase (Catalyzes the phosphorylation of UMP to UDP), with protein sequence MNPRRVIVKLSGERLGGRGPGGFSPLEAGSLARAVEDLAGLKGAGYGVGVVCGAGNLLRGRDSAFSDRVAADTAGMLATVINALALSDALGAAGVKARAYTVIPLPGHVAVYRPEAVREFLDSGGIGVFGGGTGAPFVTTDTAAALRALELGAGTILKATQVDGVYSADPKTDPSAKRFDRLTYDEVLDRRLGVMDLAAVELCRRGGIEILVFSGEAAGGPLRAITEPGFATVICRERN
- a CDS encoding translation elongation factor Ts yields the protein MAEISAKEVMALRQKTGAGIVDCKKALVESGGDEAKAVEHLRVKGLATADKKSGRCADEGLIHTYVHAGAKLGVMLELRCETDFVARTDDFKALAKDLCMQVAAMAPLAVDTDGFAPEVLEAERRVYAEQAAESGKPPQVVEKIVEGKMQKFLKENALLNQLFIKNQPEEKDRTVADYIKQHVAKLGENIQVTRFVRFQLGEES